Part of the Gemmatimonadales bacterium genome, ATCGCATGGCCAGGCTGATGCTGGAGGCCAGCCGCCCGCTGGAGGCACGCGAGGCGCTGGAACAGGTGGTGAGCGCCCGGCCCAACTTCGTCGACGCGGAGGCGGCACTGGGGCTCGCCCACTACCTGTCGGGCGATGGCGCCGGGGCGCGCGAGGTATGGAAGTCGTGTCTCGCACGCCGGCCGGAGAACGCGAGAGTCGAGGCGTATCTGGCGATGTTGGGGCGGACCGGGCCGTGACCCGAGCTCTCCTGCTCGCGGCAGCCGCGCTCGCCGCGTGCTCCGGTGCGGGCGATCGCGAGCGGCTGGGTGATGAGGCCTACGGCCAGGCACGCTACGAGGAGGCATTGACAGACTATCGCGCCGTGCTGGGCAGCCATCCCGACGCGCGCCTGTGGGCCAAGACCGGCGCCGCGGCGCTTCACGCCGGCAATCTCCGCGAGGCGTCCGCCGCCTACCTCCGGCTCGCCGCCGCCGATCCGACCCGGACCGAAGAGGCGGCCGAAGGGCTCGAGACGGTGGCACGTGCGGCGGAGCACGCGGCCGATTCCGCATCCCTGGGTCCGGCGTTGGCCGGCCTTCGCACTGTCGCGCCGGACCGGATGACCGGTCACTACGCGGTGCTCCTGGCGGAGCGACCGGGGGCGGAGAGCGCCGAGCTCGCGGCGCTCCTGCCCGGCGCGATGGCGGCGGCCGGCGACCCGGCCACGGTGGACTCGTTGCTGACGCTGTACGCCGCGGCCCTCCAGGCGACCGCGGGATGCGGCCAGGCGTTGCTCCAGTTTCGCGCTATTCTCCGGCGCACCCAGGATGGCGGCGTTCGGGCGCGGGCCGGGGCCGGCGCGGCCAATTGCGGCTACATCCTCGGCCTCCGGGCCGAATCGGCCGGGCGGACCGAGGAGGCAGCGCTCTGGTTCGCCGAGGCGGCGCGGATGGACTCGTCCACGGTGACGGGACGCCGCTCGCTGCTGCACTACGGCGAGGCCCGTCTCACCCAGGGTGACACGCTGATGGCCGCGCTGGCTTTTCAGGCCGCGGCGCCCGCAGGGGGCGCGGATTCGATCGGCGAGGCCGCCACGGCACGTCTCCACGGACTGGGGATGACACGATCGCCGGGCGATTCGGCCCGGACGGATGGACGATGAGACGACGCTGGGGTTGGCTCGCTCCGTTGCTGCTCGCTGCCTCGCTGACGGGGTGTGGGAAGGGGCCCGCCGCGGCGCCGACGGTGACGCCGACCCCGGTCTCCCGGGTGTCGGAGTCCGCCAGCAGCGCGGAGCTCGATTCGCTCTGGACCAAGGCGAATCACGCATTCCGGCACGGCAAGTGGAATGATGCGGTCAAGCATCTCAGCCGCGCCATCCTGGAGTTCCCCCCGGGCGATCCGCGCATCGCGCAGGCGCACTTCTTTCTCGGCGAATGCCAGTTCGCGTTGGGCAGCAACCTCGAGGCGGCCCGCGAGTTCCGGAAGGTCTCGGATGACACCCCGGACGACCCGCTCGCTCCCGGGGCGCTGCTGCGGGTGGGGGACGCCTACGCCGATCTCTGGCGGCGGCCCGAGCTCGACCCCTCCTACGGGCAGACCGCGCTGTCCACCTACCAGGAGCTGCTCAACCGCTATCCCGGCGGCACGCCAGCCGACCGGGCACAGGCCCGGATCGCCGATCTGCAGGAGCGATTCGCCTACAAGGAATACAAGGCGGCGCTGTACTACATCCGGCTGAAGGCGTTCGACTCGGCCATCCTTTATCTCAAGGATCTGGTGGCCACCTATCCCCGGGCCAAGGTGGCGCCTGACGCGCTCATCCATCTGGTGCAGGCGTACCGGACCCTGGGATACAAGGAAGACGTGCAGGAGACCTGCGGGTACCTCCGCCGATTCCATCCGGGCACCGCGGGGATCCGGGTCGCCTGTCCCACTCAACCGGCAGAGGCATCCTGAGGGGATGATCGGTCTCCTCGGCGGATCCTTCGATCCGGTCCATCACGGACATCTGATCGTCGCCCAGGTCGCCGCGGAGGCGCTCGGTCTCGAGTGCCTTCGCCTGGTCCCCGCTCGGCAGCAACCGTTCAAGCAAGGCCGGCACTCGGCGCCGGCGGCCGACCGCGCCGCCATGCTGGCGTTGGCGGTGGCCGGGATGCCGGGCTTCGCCGTGGAGCGGGCGGAGCTCGACCGGCCAGGTCCGTCATATACGGTCGACACCCTGCGGACGCTCCGGGAGCGCGAGCCGGCGGCCGAGTTCACCCTGCTCCTGGGGGCGGACGCGGCGGCCGAGCTGCCAGCGTGGCATGAGGCGGAGGAGCTGCCGCGGCTGGCGCGGATCGTGGTGTTCGCCCGGCCGGGGTCCACCGTGCCGGGCGCGCCCTGGATCGCCCGGAGCGTCGAGGTTCCCGCTATCGATATCTCGGCCACCGAGATCCGGCGCCGGGTGCGGGAGGGCCGCTCGATCCGCTACTGGGTGCCGGATGCCGTCGCCGAGTACGTCACCGGTCACCGGTTATATTTGGACCAAGAATGATCAAGAGACTCATGACCGCGGTCTTCGGGACCCGCTTCGACCGCGAGCGCAAGCGGATCCAGCCCACCGTCGACGCGATTCACGCGCACGAGGAGCGGCTCAAGGACCTGAGCGAAGACGAGCTCAAGGCCCAGACCGTCCGCTTCCGCGAACGCCTGGCCGAGCGCACCGGGGCCATCAAGGCTGAGCTGGACGAGGTACGCGAGGCCAAGCATGCCTGCGCGGATCCGGTCGAGCGCGACACGCTGGAGCAGCGGTTTCATTCGCTGGAGGCGGGCTACAAGAAGGAGCTCGCGGCCGGACTGGCGGAGCTCCTGCCGGAGGCATTCGCGACCGTGCGCGAGGCGTGTCGCCGGCTCATGGGCACGCCCGTGTCGGTCACCGGCCACGAGCTGGCCTGGGACATGGTGCCTTACGACGTGCAGCTCATCGGCGGGGTGGTGCTGCACGAGGGGCGAATCGCGGAGATGGCCACCGGCGAGGGCAAGACCCTCGTGGCCACCCTGCCGCTCTACCTCAACGCCCTCACCGGACGCGGGGTCCACCTGGTCACGGTGAACAATTACCTGGCCCGGCGCGACT contains:
- the bamD gene encoding outer membrane protein assembly factor BamD — protein: MRRRWGWLAPLLLAASLTGCGKGPAAAPTVTPTPVSRVSESASSAELDSLWTKANHAFRHGKWNDAVKHLSRAILEFPPGDPRIAQAHFFLGECQFALGSNLEAAREFRKVSDDTPDDPLAPGALLRVGDAYADLWRRPELDPSYGQTALSTYQELLNRYPGGTPADRAQARIADLQERFAYKEYKAALYYIRLKAFDSAILYLKDLVATYPRAKVAPDALIHLVQAYRTLGYKEDVQETCGYLRRFHPGTAGIRVACPTQPAEAS
- the nadD gene encoding nicotinate-nucleotide adenylyltransferase; the protein is MIGLLGGSFDPVHHGHLIVAQVAAEALGLECLRLVPARQQPFKQGRHSAPAADRAAMLALAVAGMPGFAVERAELDRPGPSYTVDTLRTLREREPAAEFTLLLGADAAAELPAWHEAEELPRLARIVVFARPGSTVPGAPWIARSVEVPAIDISATEIRRRVREGRSIRYWVPDAVAEYVTGHRLYLDQE